A single Perca flavescens isolate YP-PL-M2 chromosome 2, PFLA_1.0, whole genome shotgun sequence DNA region contains:
- the LOC114569967 gene encoding nuclear factor 7, brain-like has protein sequence MCTEHDKPLELFCKTDQTCVCMLCTVLDHKMHDVVPLKEEYEGKKVELGKTEAEIHQMIQKRRLKIQEVKHSIDLSEEDADREIAECVQVFTSLKESADRGQANLIKTIEEKQKITKRKAEASVKELEQEISKLKKRRTAVEQVLRSEDHLHLLQSVQSLNTNHSPPTKDWIEASVHPSSNDVVKAVVQLEETLSKPIKKLLPESEMKRVHQYAVDVTLDPDTAHPNLILSDDGKQVNIGDVRKNLPDNPERFSECASVLGKQSFSSGRFYFEVQVKGKTRWELGVARESINRKGSITLSPQKGYWTIVLRNEYKAANVPPVLLSLKSPPQKVGVFVDYEEGLVSFYDVDAAALIYSFTGCYFTDKLFPFFHPSSNDSGKNSAPLIIISPVRVN, from the coding sequence ATGTGTACGGAGCACGATAAACCTTTGGAGCTGTTCTGTAAGACCGACCAGACATGTGTCTGCATGCTCTGCACTGTTTTAGACCACAAGATGCATGATGTTGTTCCTCTGAAAGAAGAATATGAAGGAAAGAAGGTAGAGCTGGGGAAGACAGAGGCTGAAATTCATcagatgatccagaagagaCGACTGAAGATTCAGGAGGTCAAACATTCAATCGACCTGAGTGAggaagatgcagacagagagatagcagaATGCGTTCAGGTCTTCACTTCTCTGAAGGAGTCTGCTGACAGGGGCCAAGCCAATCTCATCAAAACAATAGAAGAGAAgcagaaaataacaaaaagaaaggCTGAAGCTTCCGTCAAAGAGCTGGAACAGGAAATCTCAAagctgaaaaagagaagaaCAGCGGTGGAGCAGGTGTTGCGCTCTGAAGaccacctccatcttctccagagTGTCCAGTCACTAAACACCAACCACTCTCCACCCACCAAGGACTGGATAGAGGCAAGCGTCCATCCATCATCAAATGATGTGGTGAAAGCTGTGGTTCAGCTGGAGGAGACACTCAGTAAACCGATTAAGAAGCTGCTCCCTGAGTCTGAGATGAAGAGGGTCCATCAGTATGCAGTGGATGTGACTCTTGATCCTGATACAGCACATCCTAATCTCATCCTGTCTGATGATGGGAAACAAGTGAATATTGGTGATGTGAGGAAGAATCTCCCAGACAACCCAGAGAGATTTTCTGAGTGTGCGAGTGTTTTAGGAAAACAGAGTTTCTCTTCAGGAAGATTTTATTTTGAGGTTCAAGTTAAAGGAAAGACTAGATGGGAGTTAGGAGTGGCCAGAGAGTCGATCAACCGGAAGGGAAGCATCACACTGAGCCCTCAGAAAGGTTACTGGACGATAGTGTTGAGAAATGAGTACAAAGCTGCTAATGTCCCTCCagtccttctctctctgaagtctcctcctcagaaggtgggggtgtttgtggattatgaggagggtctggtctccTTTTATGATGTAGATGCTGCAGCTCTTATCTACTCCTTTACTGGCTGCTACTTTACTGATAAACTCTTCCCATTCTTCCATCCTAGTAGTAATGATAGTGGTAAAAACTCTGCCCCTCTGATCATCATCTCTCCTGTCAGAGTAAACTAA